The genome window TTAAATCACCACTATATCTATATGGCGGCTTTGGAATCAGTAACTCTGACTCTAAGAACTCATATGACAAGTGGCCAACAGGTTACGCAAATCCTGAAGATAACACTTCTAAGTATCACGAAGCTCTTACCAACTTCTCTGGTGACTTCTATCGTGGAGGAGCAGATCTAAAGGATGCGCAAGGAAATACAATCGCTAATACAAAAGTTCCTGCAAGTTCAATTAAGGTTGATATCAGTAAACTTGATTTAACTAAAGCAGGCAGTTACCCAGTAGTATATACTTACACGAATCCAAGTAATGATAAGGATACGGCAAGTATAACAGTACCAGTTCAGGTAACAGATCAATCGGCACCAGTATTTGCCTTCCAAGGCACCAATGATGTAACTATTAATGTGGGAGAGAACTTTGATCCAACAGCTTATAAAGTAGTTGGTTCATGGAATATCTTCAACAAGTACAATGGTGACTATGATCAATTAGTTAACTACGAAGGAATCGCTAAAGATAGTCAAGGTGATCCAGACGTAACCATCTCTGGTACAGTTGATACAACGGTTGCTGGTATTTATCAGTTAACCTATAAAGCTACTAATGCTTCAGGTATTCAAACCGTAATGACCCGCTATATTACAGTATTACCAAAAGAAGCACCATCTAGCGAATGGAGTATCTCAGACTACAACGGAGTAGGATATGTTAACTATGTTCCAGGTTATGGGATCAATGTCTGGAATGCACCAGCAGGTACATTTACAGGTCAAAGATTACAACATGGAACAGCGTGGAAAGTCTTCCAGAAGGCGACAAATTCAAAGGGACAAACCTTCTATAACGTAGGTAAGAACCAATGGATCGATGGACAGTATGTTTCATTTGCGCCAGTAACAGGTGGCATGGAGACATTAGATGGAATCGTAACCATCAAGTATGTCCGAGGCTATGGAGTTAACTTATGGAAAGACTCAAATACGACGGGCGGATACTATGAAGGACGTAAGTTACAAGATGGCACCGAGTGGAAGACATTTGGCCAGAAGAATGGCTTCTACAAAGTTGGTGAGAACCAATGGGTGCAGGGTGACTATGCTTCATACCGTGCTAAATAGATAGATTAAGAGAGATTTGGTTCAAGAGACCAGGTCTCTTTTTATTTTGGGCAAAAAAAATGGCAGTTAACTCTGTTTTCGAGTTAACCACCTATGAGTATGGATCTAGTAGTGATTTAATTATGGAAGCAAATTGAAAGCACTTGTTTAATCTAGTTAACGCCTTATTGTTAGGAGGAAAGAAGGCTTCCGATAAAGGTCGTCATTAAAACTAGAATTGCTGGGGAATGTAATTGAAAATAAACAGAATTTATAATAAGAGGATTTAGTAGGCACTATCATCCCAGCAAAAACAAGCAACTTTGAGATTGTTATCGTGCCATTCGATAACGTTTATATTATATCATAACCTGTACACAAAATAAAGAATCAAGAATTTACATTTTGGAGTGATGCCTGAGCGGTTTCTCTCCTTTTTTGGTTCATAATGATTTATATTAGAGCTACAAGCCGCCAAAATGTCTAGTGCAATGGACATAATGCTGGAAACGCTTTCTAGTTTTGGATTTTATAATTAATTACGGGGGGAGGTGCCAAGTAAATGTTGACCGAGGTCGAAAAAGAAATCATAAATTTTTTGCTTAATACCAACTCTTTTATCACGGCGAAAGAAATTGCTAACCAACTACTGCTTTCGACGAAGACGGTTTATCGTGCTATTAAGCATCTTAACGCGATCCTGTCTTCCGGCGATTTAATTATTAGTAAGAAAGGAAGGGGGTTCAAAATTAATTATGATAATTATCTCAAAGAAATGCTTAAACAGCGCAGTATTGGCAGCTATTCGACTGATAATCGACGCCAATCGGTCTTAACGCGTTTACTTATCTCAGCTCCACGAACTTTGCGAATCAGCACGCTTTTTAATCAATATTACCTAAGCAAAACGATTGTCAACGAGGATCTTAAGTTAATCCGCGATTTTCTAAAATCGTATTCGCTCAAGCTTGAAAGGAAAGACTATCGAGTAAAGATTAGTGGAACAGAAGCTGATATTCGCCATGCCCTCCAAGATCTGCTGATTAAACAAAACTTTCCTGATTTTTCTTTGGCTACGAGTCGCGGACTTGATTTTTTCCTGATCAATTTCTGTTTAAAGCAACTGGATTTCATCAACGCTGAATTAAAGAGCGAAATTACTTATCCATACAACGTAAATATTATGTCGCATTTGTACATCTTACTTACCAGATATCCAAAACTTGCGCTTAATCCCCCAATTCTAACCAAGCTCACTGATTACGACCAAATGATAATTAAGCAAAATCAGCAGTTGTATTCAATTGCCAGCCAAGTGATCAAACACGTCGAAGAGTTCCTGAACACCAAGTTAGAGCCAAATGAAATCTATTTTCTCCTTCAATATCTTTTGTCGTCCCGCTTAAATATTATGGACAAAATTGAAGATGAAGGATTTCAAAATCACTTAGTGCAAGGAGTAACTAATTTTTACATTGAAAACGTTGTTTTGGAATTACAAATTGGGGAAATTAATCAGGATTTTAAAAACGATCTCCAAAATCACATCCGGCCGATGATTAATCGCCTTTACAATCAAATCAATTTAAATAACGTGCTCTTACCTGAGATAAAAAGGGAATATTTCCAGCTGTTTCAAACAGTTGTAAGGATTTCTAGTAAAGTTGCTGTCAAGTTCGAATTACCTCCGATTTCTGCTGACGAGAGCGGATTTATTACGCTCTATTTTGCCCGTTATTTGGAACAAAATCGTCACTACATCCGGGTGTTAGTTGTCTGTACCACAGGCGTTGCAACGTCCCAATTAATTAAGACGAAAATTCAGGCTTACTTTAACAATATCGTCGTGGTTGGCGATGCTCCCAGCAGTAACGTCCAGCAACAAATTGTCGAGAATGCGCCGATTGATTTGATTATTTCAACAATTCCTTTAAATAAAACTTTTGAGATTCCGGTCGTCGTAGTTGGCGCGCTGCTCAACCAGCAAGATAAAAAAAGAATTGAAGATACTATAACCCATAATTATCTTAATCAAGGAAGTGAAAAAATGTTAAGTGAAGTTACTAATGAGTCTTTAATTAGACTCAATATTGAAGCAGCCAACTGGCGGGACGCGATTATCAAAAGTGCAGAGCCCTTAATTCAGGCCGGTTACGCTACTGAGGATTACGTGAAAGGAATGGTGAAAACGACCGAAGAATCTGGCCCCTACATCGTTATTAGTAAAGGGGTGGCTTTGCCCCACGCTCGACCTGAACTGGGGGCCAAGAAAGTCGGGATTACTGTCGCCACTTTGAAAAAACCAATTAATTTTGGTAATCGCAGTAATGATCCAGTTAAATTTGTTTTTGCATTATGTGCCATTGATAATAAGTCGCACTTAAAAGCAATGTCAGAATTAGTAAATTTTATTAGTGATCAGAAATTTCTGGCGCAATTAATTCAGGCAGCTAACCCGTCAGAGGTTTACACGTTAATCAAAGAATTTGAATCGAGGTATAACGAAAATGAGTAAGAAATTTTCAATTTTAGTCGCTTGTCGCACCGGAATGGGGTCTTCCATGATGCTAAAGATTAAAGTTAATCAAGTGGTCAAAGAGAATAATTTCCCATTTGAAGTGTCACACGACGTGATTGATTCTGCCAAAGGAATTGATCCAGATTTATTAATAACCATGGAAGACCTGGTTCCTGATGTGAAAGATGACGTCCGTCAGGTCATCGGGATTAAAGATTTAACCGACAAAGAAGAAATTAAAACAAAACTACAAAATTTTCTCGATCAACAAACTTGATCTCATAAAGGAGAGTGATGAATTATGAATGGAATTCTATCTTTAATCGTTGACTTATTAAGTACAGCTTCAATCATGATCGGACTGATTTCTTTTGTCGGGTTAGTTCTTCAAAAGGAAAGCCCCACCAAAGTAATTAATGGAACATTAAAGACCATTGTCGGCTTCTTGGTATTTAGTATTGGGAGTGCGGCTGCGACGGTGGCTTTGAATGATTTTCAAGCGTTATTTGCTAAAGGATTTCACTTACAGGGGGTCTTGCCTTTAGCTGAGGCAGTAACTGCTCTTGCCCAACAAAGATTTGGCACCGTAGTTGCTTTAGTTATGACTTTAGGATTTGTTGTTAATCTAATCGTAGCGCGAATCACACCGATGAAATACATTTTCTTAACTGGGCAACACAATTTGTACTTATCAGCGCTTTCGACCATTATGTTGAAATCGGTCGGCTTAAACAACACTGCAATTATCATCATCGGTGGCTTGATCGTGGGATTTATGTCAGCTGCCATGCCAGCGATTGCTCAACCTGGAATGCGCAAAGTAACTGGCGGCGATGACATTGCTTTAGCTCACTATGTTTCACTAGGGTACGCTCTTTCTAGTTGGGTAGGCGGTAAAGTAGGAGATCCTAAAGACAGTACCGAAAAGTTGAAGTTACCAGGTTGGCTCAGTATTTTCAAAGATTACGTCATTGGGGTCTCAATTACGATGGTGATCTTCTATTACATTGCTGCTTTATTTGCTGGCAAAGCGCAGGTCGAACATCTTTCAAAGGGAGTTAATTGGTTGATTTATCCCCTGCTCCAAGGCTTACAATTCTCGGCAGCTTTATATGTAATCATTACCGGAGTTCGTCTGCTTTTAGGTGAAATCGTGGGGGCATTTGTTGGAATTTCGGAGAAATTAATTCCAAATGCTAAACCTGCTCTCGATGTTCCGGTGGTCTTCCCTTACGCGCCAACGGCAACGGTAATTGGTTTTGTCTCGGCATACTTAGCTGGACTATTAATGATGTTTGTTTTTGCCATTTTTAAAATGCCCGTAATTATTCCAGTCGCTGTTCCGTACTTCTTCATTGGTGCGACTGCTGGGGTATTCGGTAATGCAACTGGTGGTTGGAAAGGCTGTGTCATTGGCTCATTTATCGTCGGGATCTTGATTGCTGTTGGTCCATCGTTAGTTTATCCCGTTCTTTCGTCGATCGGCTTGAAAGGAACTGCTTTTCCAGAAACAGATTTCAATGCGGTTGCTTTAATCATTAAATTTATTGGTCAGTTAGTTCACGGTATTTTTTAGGAGCAAAGGAGTCAGTTAATAATGGAACAAAAATTAGATCAATTATCGGTCAATACAATTAGAAATTTAACCCTGGACGCAGTTCAAAGAGCCCATCACGGACATTTAGGAATGCCTTTAGGAGCGGCTCCGATGGGTTACATCTTATGGCGTTATTATATGTCAGTTAACCCTGAAGATCCAACATGGTTCGATCGAGATCGATTTGTCTTAAGTGCAGGTCATGGATCCATGCTCTTATATGCTTTATTACACCTTAGCGGTTTTCCTTTAACCATTGAGGATATCAAACAATTTCGCCAGTTAAACAGTATTACCCCTGGCCACCCTGAATATAAGAAAACCATCGGGGTGGATGCGAGTACCGGTCCTCTTGGACAAGGTTTTGCGATGGGAGTCGGGATGGCGATTGCCGAGGCGCATTTAGCCGATCGTTTTAATCAGCCGCATTTTCCGATTGTTAATCACTATACTTATGTAATCTCTGGCGATGGCGATTTTGAAGAAGGAGTTTGTCAAGAGGCTGCTTCAGTCGCGGGGAATTTGGGATTAAATAAACTAATTGTGCTATGGGACGCCAATCAAGTCACTTCTGATGCTGAATTAACGGCTTCAAATACTGAAGATGAAATGCTGAAATTTGAAGCGATGGGTTGGAATACGATCGAAGTACATGATGGCAATAATTGCCTCGAAATCAAATCAGCAATCGCCCAAGCTAAGCGTTGTTCTGATCGGCCAACCCTCATTAAAGTTAATACTATTATTGGTTATGGTTCGCGTTTAGCAGGGACTAGCGCGATTCACAGTGATCCCGTTTCAGATGAAGAAGCGCAATACATGAAGAAGCAGTTTGGCTTTGCCGATCAAGAGCCTTTCTATGTGCCGGATGAAGTCGCAAAATGGTTTGATGCAGTAGGCGATCGAGGTGTTCAAGCTGAAGAGACCTGGTTGAATTTATTTGAGAAATATCGCCAGAAATTCCCCGATTTAGCAAATCAATTAACAAAGATCATGAAAGGTGAACTAACAGAACCTGATTTTGAATCGCTAAAGATTGAAGGAGAAATGGCGACTAGAGCTGCTTCAGGGCAAGTTCTAAATACAGTTTACCCTCAAATGCCGATTTTGGTCGGCGGAAGTGGCGACTTAGGGACGTCTAACAAAACAACGATCAATGATAAATTCTTCATGGCAAAACATCGTTATTGGGGCCCTAATATTTATTTTGGAATCAGAGAGTTCGCAATGGCTGCCATTGCTAATGGAATTACTCTACACGGTGGATTAAGAGGCTATACGGGAACGTTTTTGGTTTTTTCTGATTATATGAGAAGTGCTATTCGGCAAGCAGCGATTATGGGAGTCCCAACGATTTTCGTCTTTACACATGATAGTTTGTATGTAGGTCAAGATGGGCCAACTCATCAGCCGGTGGAACAGTTGATGTCTTTAAGAGCAATGCCTAATATTAACGTATTTCGGGCTGCAGATGACGAAGAGGTCAAGGCAGCTTGGCAATTGGCATTGGCGGCTAATAAGACGCCAACTGCGATAATTTTAAATCGACAAGCAGTGCCGCAATTGGCAGGCAGCGATCGACTGAAAGCTCAAAAAGGCGCTTATGTTATCTCAGAAGCGGCCAATAACAAACCCACCGGGATCATCATCGCAACTGGCTCGGAAGTTGCCCTCGCAATTAAGACCCAAGAAATTCTAGTGCAAAAGCAAATCTTTGTTCGAGTTGTTTCGATGCCTTCTTGG of Xylocopilactobacillus apicola contains these proteins:
- a CDS encoding BglG family transcription antiterminator — translated: MLTEVEKEIINFLLNTNSFITAKEIANQLLLSTKTVYRAIKHLNAILSSGDLIISKKGRGFKINYDNYLKEMLKQRSIGSYSTDNRRQSVLTRLLISAPRTLRISTLFNQYYLSKTIVNEDLKLIRDFLKSYSLKLERKDYRVKISGTEADIRHALQDLLIKQNFPDFSLATSRGLDFFLINFCLKQLDFINAELKSEITYPYNVNIMSHLYILLTRYPKLALNPPILTKLTDYDQMIIKQNQQLYSIASQVIKHVEEFLNTKLEPNEIYFLLQYLLSSRLNIMDKIEDEGFQNHLVQGVTNFYIENVVLELQIGEINQDFKNDLQNHIRPMINRLYNQINLNNVLLPEIKREYFQLFQTVVRISSKVAVKFELPPISADESGFITLYFARYLEQNRHYIRVLVVCTTGVATSQLIKTKIQAYFNNIVVVGDAPSSNVQQQIVENAPIDLIISTIPLNKTFEIPVVVVGALLNQQDKKRIEDTITHNYLNQGSEKMLSEVTNESLIRLNIEAANWRDAIIKSAEPLIQAGYATEDYVKGMVKTTEESGPYIVISKGVALPHARPELGAKKVGITVATLKKPINFGNRSNDPVKFVFALCAIDNKSHLKAMSELVNFISDQKFLAQLIQAANPSEVYTLIKEFESRYNENE
- the tkt gene encoding transketolase — protein: MEQKLDQLSVNTIRNLTLDAVQRAHHGHLGMPLGAAPMGYILWRYYMSVNPEDPTWFDRDRFVLSAGHGSMLLYALLHLSGFPLTIEDIKQFRQLNSITPGHPEYKKTIGVDASTGPLGQGFAMGVGMAIAEAHLADRFNQPHFPIVNHYTYVISGDGDFEEGVCQEAASVAGNLGLNKLIVLWDANQVTSDAELTASNTEDEMLKFEAMGWNTIEVHDGNNCLEIKSAIAQAKRCSDRPTLIKVNTIIGYGSRLAGTSAIHSDPVSDEEAQYMKKQFGFADQEPFYVPDEVAKWFDAVGDRGVQAEETWLNLFEKYRQKFPDLANQLTKIMKGELTEPDFESLKIEGEMATRAASGQVLNTVYPQMPILVGGSGDLGTSNKTTINDKFFMAKHRYWGPNIYFGIREFAMAAIANGITLHGGLRGYTGTFLVFSDYMRSAIRQAAIMGVPTIFVFTHDSLYVGQDGPTHQPVEQLMSLRAMPNINVFRAADDEEVKAAWQLALAANKTPTAIILNRQAVPQLAGSDRLKAQKGAYVISEAANNKPTGIIIATGSEVALAIKTQEILVQKQIFVRVVSMPSWELFALQSAEYQAEVLPDEIECRMSIELGATLGWQQYVGLKGVTMGYDHFGESAPAVDIIKMIDFNPEHAANLYVAAFA
- a CDS encoding PTS sugar transporter subunit IIB is translated as MSKKFSILVACRTGMGSSMMLKIKVNQVVKENNFPFEVSHDVIDSAKGIDPDLLITMEDLVPDVKDDVRQVIGIKDLTDKEEIKTKLQNFLDQQT
- a CDS encoding PTS ascorbate transporter subunit IIC, which gives rise to MNGILSLIVDLLSTASIMIGLISFVGLVLQKESPTKVINGTLKTIVGFLVFSIGSAAATVALNDFQALFAKGFHLQGVLPLAEAVTALAQQRFGTVVALVMTLGFVVNLIVARITPMKYIFLTGQHNLYLSALSTIMLKSVGLNNTAIIIIGGLIVGFMSAAMPAIAQPGMRKVTGGDDIALAHYVSLGYALSSWVGGKVGDPKDSTEKLKLPGWLSIFKDYVIGVSITMVIFYYIAALFAGKAQVEHLSKGVNWLIYPLLQGLQFSAALYVIITGVRLLLGEIVGAFVGISEKLIPNAKPALDVPVVFPYAPTATVIGFVSAYLAGLLMMFVFAIFKMPVIIPVAVPYFFIGATAGVFGNATGGWKGCVIGSFIVGILIAVGPSLVYPVLSSIGLKGTAFPETDFNAVALIIKFIGQLVHGIF